The following nucleotide sequence is from Acidobacteriota bacterium.
CCGGGTCTGGCGTTATTGCTTGAACCGACGGTCAAACTGACTTCGATTTGGACTGATGTCGTTCCAGGCGTGATCGTAGGCGAATTGAAACTCACATTGACTGGCGTTTGCCGAAACATCCCGCCGCCCCGCCCCGCCGCCTTGACCTCAGTCACTGGCCGGGCTGACCACACCGAAAGCAGCGTTGCCACAATCAGGCACAAACTCACCCCAAGCCGAATCGCCACTAATCGGCGACCATAGACAAATCCCGTGTACCCCATAGAAACCCTTTATGTTGGAAGATATAAGTGCGTTCGCGAACCGACATCAGAAACTGAAATGGAGGAAGGAAGAATATTCAATCTTGAGACACAAAGCAAAGTCGGGCGAACAATTACGATGACAAAATAATACCAGTTTGTAGTCAGTAGTCAGTAGTCAGTAGTTCACTAAGTTCATTTCATTAAATGATTTAATTGTTTTTAATACGAACACTTTGATGCAAAACACAATAACACACAGCATACACCAATTCTGAACTCTCACCCTGTCACTCTCTCACCCTGTCACCTTGTCACTCGTTCAAAACCTGCTGTGATTGGACCGCCGCCGCCGAAGCAACCGGAATGACCTTGAGCAATCGGGCGCGTGGGTACTGTCCACCAAATGACTGCTCGCTCACAACTGAAAAATTGGTATCAAACCCTTTGGAAGCAAACCATTGTGAATGATAATCCAGGATGACCCACCACTGGCGCACCTCTGGATGTTCTCGCATCTTCAAAATCTGTCCCTGACTTCTTGGGCGATATTCTGCTTTGATCAAAGCATCTTGTAGGCCATACTGCGGAGCATAAAACATCAAGACAATATCGTCATAATCTGGATCAATGACAATTTTATCTCCAGGTTGAGCCTGGGCCTGGATCGCGGCAAAGACTGGTCGCAGGTCGGTATCGCGTTCCGGCATCCGGTAGTAACGCACCAGCCCCAGCGTGAGAACCAGACAGACAATGCTCCCTGCCCCCCATACCATCCAGCGGCGCGGAAGCCGATCCAGTGCCATGGCAACCAGCAAAAACAAATAAGGCGTGATAATGATCAAATATCGTGACAGGTGGATGCTCTGACGGAGCGAAACCCAAAAGGCAACAGCCAGCGGCACAAGAAATACAATGGCGGCAAAATATTGTTTTTCTTCGGCTTTCACAAAGCTCCGGGCACTCAACCCCAGTGCGATCAGAAGCGCGACCAAAATCAAGGTGCCACCAGCGGCATAATACACAAGCACATATCCATACAGACCGAAATGACCTACGCCATGAATGAAAACCTGTCCTAAATCAATCAGTTCCGAGGCACACCCAATGACGGCTTCCTTGATGAAAACCAACACGTTAAAGGCAGCTTCCAGCGGCGGAGTTGGTGAGCGCCAGGGTTGGCCCCGTCTGGCTTGAAAGAGGAAAATCGGCACCCAGGGGGCAAAAAGTAACCCAATGGCCACCTGCGCCCGAACCCAGGTCATCAACCGGGGCTTCCAGAGCTCAAGATTGCGTGAGCGTTGCCAGCTCTGAAATACGGCCAGCGCAAAATGCACATTGAGGGCTGCCACAATGAGCATGCCAAAGTAGTGGGTATACATCCCCCCAACACCACACAGAATATAGACGAGAATCGCCGGGAGATGTCCCTGTTCGCTTTCAAACCAGTACCGATAAGCCAGTGCCGCCGCCAGCGAAAAGACCGTCACCAGCGTATACATCCGCACTTCCTGGGCAAAGTACACCTGGTGCGCTGACAAAACTAAAAAGCCAGTCATCAGGAGTGCCGCACGCTCACTGGCAATCCGACGGGCAATCAGGTAACTCAGCATCAAAATTCCGAGACTCAGTCCGACGGTCAATACTCGTAAACCGGCCACTGATTGGCCAGCCACGGCGGCCCAGACTTTCAAAACCAGATAAAACAATGGCGGATGCATATCACCAGCCGCCAGCCGGATGTTCTCTACCCAGGATTGATTTGAGACATTGAGCGAATAAACCTCGTCATACCAGAAATTTTGCCCGGTCAGGTAATACAATCGGGTCAGCAGAGCGAGCCCCAGGAGCAGGCAAAATCCTTTATGCGTGGCAAGCCAGGAGGACAGGTGGGGGGCTGGGGGCTGGGGGCTGGGGGCTGGGGGCCGGGGTTGAGATATGGGAGTTGTATTCATTACGTGGTTGATGATGGGGGAACAAGGCAGATTTGGGGAACGCTGCCTGGTTAATTCAGATACAAAATGATGCCCGACACGGCACCGTACAGAATCAGATTTACCAGCGAGGATGGATCGTTGAGCAAGGCTTTATCAGGACTCCCGCCCTGATTCTTGTGATGAATCAGATACAGATAGCGAAAGATGCCATAGAGCACAAAAGGAATCGTGTATTTCAAGTTGGGATGTTTGGTGCCTGTTTCAGAAGAAATCGTGTACATGGCATAACACACCAGAGTCGAAGCCGTCACAATTGAAATCATTTGCTCAAGCAGGTCAACACTGTATTCACCCAGAATTTTGCGATGAGTTGCCGCATCTTCTTCGAGTAACAGCAGTTCATGGCGACGTTTCCCAAGGGCCAAAAACAGTGACAGCAACATGGCACAAATCA
It contains:
- a CDS encoding glycosyltransferase family 39 protein; the protein is MNTTPISQPRPPAPSPQPPAPHLSSWLATHKGFCLLLGLALLTRLYYLTGQNFWYDEVYSLNVSNQSWVENIRLAAGDMHPPLFYLVLKVWAAVAGQSVAGLRVLTVGLSLGILMLSYLIARRIASERAALLMTGFLVLSAHQVYFAQEVRMYTLVTVFSLAAALAYRYWFESEQGHLPAILVYILCGVGGMYTHYFGMLIVAALNVHFALAVFQSWQRSRNLELWKPRLMTWVRAQVAIGLLFAPWVPIFLFQARRGQPWRSPTPPLEAAFNVLVFIKEAVIGCASELIDLGQVFIHGVGHFGLYGYVLVYYAAGGTLILVALLIALGLSARSFVKAEEKQYFAAIVFLVPLAVAFWVSLRQSIHLSRYLIIITPYLFLLVAMALDRLPRRWMVWGAGSIVCLVLTLGLVRYYRMPERDTDLRPVFAAIQAQAQPGDKIVIDPDYDDIVLMFYAPQYGLQDALIKAEYRPRSQGQILKMREHPEVRQWWVILDYHSQWFASKGFDTNFSVVSEQSFGGQYPRARLLKVIPVASAAAVQSQQVLNE